In Streptomyces capitiformicae, one genomic interval encodes:
- a CDS encoding FadR/GntR family transcriptional regulator: MPLRPIGRSSTTREVLALLHGELAAGTWPVGSRIPSETELAAALGVSRPTIREAVSALVHTGMLKSQRGKGIFVRSVSDPAPMLQSIELADVRDVFEVQLCFDVQAAHSAALRRTPEDMARLWELLQARREAADREPTEFGKRDAALHLAVVQAAHNVTLTECYRFFVKRLQESLDLFGGEDTQLECGIEAHEALVQAIQEQDAEAAATAARHVVRTSLHALEGLLAVRKAAQGRSL, translated from the coding sequence ATGCCCCTCCGTCCGATAGGCCGTTCGTCGACGACCCGCGAGGTCCTCGCCCTCCTGCACGGCGAGTTGGCCGCCGGCACCTGGCCCGTCGGATCACGCATCCCCAGCGAGACCGAGCTGGCGGCCGCGCTGGGGGTGAGCCGGCCCACCATCCGAGAGGCGGTCAGCGCCCTCGTCCACACGGGGATGCTGAAGTCGCAGCGCGGCAAGGGGATCTTCGTGCGGTCGGTGTCCGACCCCGCGCCGATGCTCCAGAGCATCGAACTCGCCGATGTCCGCGACGTGTTCGAGGTGCAGCTCTGCTTCGATGTGCAGGCGGCCCACTCGGCGGCCCTGCGCCGCACGCCCGAGGACATGGCGAGGCTGTGGGAGTTGCTGCAGGCCCGACGCGAGGCGGCGGACCGGGAGCCGACCGAGTTCGGCAAGCGGGACGCCGCGCTTCATCTCGCCGTCGTCCAGGCGGCGCACAACGTGACACTCACCGAGTGCTACCGCTTCTTCGTCAAGCGGCTGCAGGAGAGCCTCGACCTGTTCGGCGGCGAGGACACGCAACTGGAGTGCGGCATCGAGGCGCACGAGGCGCTGGTCCAGGCGATCCAGGAGCAGGACGCCGAGGCGGCGGCGACCGCGGCACGACACGTCGTACGGACGAGCCTGCACGCGTTGGAGGGGCTGCTGGCGGTGCGCAAGGCCGCCCAGGGCCGGTCGCTGTGA
- a CDS encoding ScbA/BarX family gamma-butyrolactone biosynthesis protein, with amino-acid sequence MHSSARTVLPTADLQRFARKSKPDEVFVRTWREVSPQTHVVTLGWPPSHDFYTLRSGVTSPLFFVETVRQALAVLSHTSQEIPLDHRLGWEYAHYAFAPAALRERHAPTDVELRITHGDITRRRLGSVHLTARIDATCAGEPLGSSEIRYVTHPPAIYNRLRGEYADAQQAFATALPPAPPVPPSLVDRSAPGDVVIAPTARPHHYQLRTDTSNPVLFDHPHDHVPGMVLLEAAAQAVHASAPGHARPAAFDSTFLRYVEFDAPCWLDLTPKAPDGYGRSRLVVTGTQNGQEAFSTTVTLESTSVTVESASTLEATATTAVEPGGLARVDRAAVLDASPAQ; translated from the coding sequence ATGCACAGCAGCGCCCGCACCGTTTTACCCACCGCCGATCTGCAGCGATTCGCCCGTAAGTCGAAACCCGACGAGGTGTTCGTCCGTACCTGGCGCGAGGTCTCCCCGCAGACCCATGTCGTCACTCTCGGCTGGCCGCCCTCCCATGATTTCTACACGCTCCGCAGCGGCGTCACCAGCCCGCTGTTCTTCGTCGAAACCGTCCGTCAGGCGCTCGCCGTCCTGTCCCACACATCCCAGGAGATACCCCTCGACCACCGTCTGGGCTGGGAGTACGCCCACTACGCCTTCGCCCCGGCGGCGCTCCGGGAGCGCCACGCACCCACCGACGTGGAACTGCGCATCACGCACGGCGACATCACCCGCCGCCGGCTCGGCTCGGTCCACCTGACCGCCCGTATCGACGCCACCTGCGCCGGTGAGCCCCTCGGCTCCTCCGAGATCAGATACGTCACCCACCCGCCCGCCATCTACAACCGCTTGCGCGGGGAGTACGCCGACGCACAGCAAGCCTTCGCCACCGCACTGCCGCCGGCGCCTCCCGTCCCCCCGTCCCTGGTCGACCGCTCCGCCCCCGGGGACGTCGTCATCGCGCCCACCGCCAGGCCGCACCACTACCAACTGCGCACGGACACCTCGAACCCCGTGCTCTTCGACCACCCGCACGACCACGTGCCGGGCATGGTGCTACTCGAAGCCGCGGCCCAGGCCGTGCACGCTTCGGCGCCGGGGCACGCGCGTCCCGCCGCCTTCGACAGCACGTTCCTCCGATACGTCGAGTTCGACGCGCCTTGCTGGCTCGACCTCACACCCAAGGCCCCGGACGGGTACGGCCGTTCGCGGCTCGTGGTGACCGGCACCCAGAACGGCCAGGAGGCCTTCTCCACGACCGTGACCCTCGAGTCCACAAGCGTCACCGTGGAGTCCGCAAGCACCCTGGAGGCCACGGCGACGACGGCCGTGGAGCCCGGCGGCCTTGCGCGGGTCGACCGCGCGGCCGTGCTGGACGCCAGCCCGGCCCAGTAG
- a CDS encoding ScbR family autoregulator-binding transcription factor produces the protein MVGRVIKQERAARTRVALLHAAAEVFAESGFAGANVSNIAERAGLTLGALYFHFRNKSDIAREIVLNQPDLVLPPHPSQGLQHAVDITLTWAYQLIDDPVLLAGARLVMEQEHFVEAEENSHQQWTRILGQDLREAQQRRELRAGVDVEALARLVVNACTGAQMHSHLETKRRDLPYRIEEMWRCLLPAIAVPSVIKRLEFGESRARKA, from the coding sequence ATGGTAGGTCGAGTGATCAAGCAGGAGCGTGCGGCGCGGACCAGGGTGGCGCTGCTGCACGCCGCCGCCGAGGTGTTCGCCGAGTCCGGGTTCGCCGGGGCGAACGTCTCGAACATCGCGGAACGGGCGGGTCTCACGCTGGGAGCCCTGTACTTCCACTTCCGGAACAAGAGCGACATCGCCCGTGAGATCGTGCTCAACCAGCCGGACCTCGTCCTGCCGCCGCATCCCTCCCAAGGGTTGCAGCACGCCGTGGACATCACCCTGACCTGGGCGTACCAGCTGATCGACGACCCGGTGCTGCTCGCCGGGGCACGGCTGGTGATGGAGCAGGAGCACTTCGTCGAGGCCGAGGAGAACTCCCACCAGCAGTGGACGCGCATCCTGGGCCAGGACCTGCGCGAAGCACAACAGCGGCGCGAACTGCGGGCGGGAGTCGACGTGGAGGCGCTGGCCCGGCTGGTGGTCAACGCCTGTACCGGCGCGCAGATGCACTCCCATCTCGAAACCAAGCGCCGCGACCTGCCGTACCGAATCGAGGAGATGTGGCGATGTCTGCTCCCGGCCATCGCGGTGCCGAGCGTGATCAAACGCCTGGAGTTCGGCGAGTCGCGCGCCAGGAAGGCTTGA
- a CDS encoding NAD(P)H-binding protein, translated as MAGMGERPLIVVSGATGAVGRHVAALLEGRAQVRLLVRDVGKARALGLTGEIVAADYADRPLLDKAMTGADAVFVVTANPLRPEHDENLLAAARLGGVRHAVKISWLGVADPGADDLIARWNRDSERLLHTSGLDWTVLRMRSPMSNTLAWAPAIRQEGVVRALGGDARTACVDPRDVAAVAVRALTRPGHEGRTYALTGPEPLSPREQTRVLSRVLQRPLRFEELTLNQALDGWRRKLPEPVAHALAEAAARRGAVAAAHPEDTVAAVTGRTARTFATWAGDHTAYFR; from the coding sequence ATGGCCGGCATGGGGGAACGACCGCTGATCGTGGTGAGCGGCGCCACAGGCGCGGTGGGGCGACACGTCGCCGCTCTTCTGGAAGGGCGTGCGCAGGTCCGGCTGCTCGTGCGGGACGTCGGCAAGGCCCGCGCGCTCGGGCTCACCGGGGAGATCGTGGCCGCCGACTATGCCGACCGCCCACTGCTGGACAAGGCCATGACGGGGGCCGACGCCGTCTTCGTCGTGACTGCGAACCCGCTGCGCCCGGAACACGACGAGAACCTGTTGGCCGCCGCGCGCTTGGGGGGTGTGCGGCACGCCGTGAAGATCTCCTGGCTCGGCGTCGCGGATCCCGGTGCGGACGACCTCATCGCCCGCTGGAACCGTGACAGCGAGCGGCTGCTGCACACCTCGGGGCTCGACTGGACGGTGCTCCGCATGCGCAGCCCCATGTCGAACACGCTGGCCTGGGCGCCGGCGATCCGTCAGGAGGGGGTGGTCCGCGCTCTCGGCGGCGACGCGCGGACCGCCTGCGTGGACCCGCGCGATGTGGCGGCCGTGGCAGTGCGGGCGCTGACCCGGCCGGGGCACGAGGGCAGAACGTACGCGTTGACCGGGCCGGAGCCCCTCTCGCCCCGGGAGCAGACGCGGGTGCTGTCCCGCGTTCTTCAACGACCGCTGCGCTTTGAGGAACTGACACTCAATCAGGCCCTGGACGGATGGCGCAGAAAGCTGCCGGAGCCGGTGGCGCATGCCCTGGCGGAGGCTGCCGCGCGTCGGGGGGCCGTGGCCGCCGCGCACCCGGAGGACACCGTGGCCGCCGTCACCGGCCGGACGGCGAGGACGTTCGCCACCTGGGCCGGGGACCATACGGCGTACTTCCGCTGA
- a CDS encoding SDR family NAD(P)-dependent oxidoreductase has protein sequence MLTGRTIMVTGASSGIGEAAARLLAAEGAAIVLMARRADRLRELARNIEDKGGRAAVSVGDVRSAADVERAVSTAVDTFGSLDGAFNNAGWGTIGPPLHEMDDADYDRMMDVNVRGVWNCLRKQIPVMLAQGSGGSIVNTSSTAGLFATGASAPYVAAKHAVAGLTKAAAAQYGGQGIRVNALMVGSTRTELMDAAIQSNPQVEEHSVARAIQRRLADPQEVAQAVVWLCSDRSSFVTGATVPVDGGCSAI, from the coding sequence GTGCTCACTGGAAGAACGATCATGGTGACCGGTGCGTCCAGCGGCATCGGCGAGGCCGCCGCGCGGCTGCTCGCGGCCGAGGGCGCCGCGATCGTGCTCATGGCGCGACGCGCGGACAGGCTGCGCGAACTCGCCCGGAACATCGAGGACAAGGGCGGCCGGGCGGCGGTGTCCGTGGGCGACGTCCGGTCCGCGGCGGACGTCGAGCGAGCGGTGTCGACGGCGGTGGATACGTTCGGTTCGCTGGACGGCGCGTTCAACAACGCCGGCTGGGGCACCATCGGCCCACCGTTGCACGAGATGGACGACGCGGACTACGACCGGATGATGGACGTCAACGTGCGTGGCGTGTGGAACTGCCTGCGCAAGCAGATACCGGTGATGCTGGCCCAGGGCTCCGGCGGCTCCATAGTGAACACCTCCAGCACCGCGGGCCTGTTCGCCACCGGGGCGTCGGCTCCCTATGTGGCGGCCAAGCACGCCGTCGCCGGACTGACGAAGGCGGCCGCGGCGCAGTACGGCGGCCAGGGCATCCGGGTCAACGCGCTGATGGTGGGCAGCACACGCACCGAGTTGATGGACGCGGCGATCCAGAGCAATCCGCAGGTGGAGGAGCACTCCGTCGCACGTGCAATCCAGCGGCGGCTGGCCGACCCGCAGGAGGTCGCCCAGGCCGTGGTGTGGCTGTGCAGCGATCGCTCCTCGTTCGTCACCGGCGCCACGGTACCGGTGGACGGCGGCTGCAGCGCGATCTGA
- a CDS encoding IS701 family transposase, with protein MPALAPAPTLAAPCADLLTSFASNVFGYLPRSDQRRWASAYLRGLLTAQGKKTIRQIARASGAPEAAHQALQQFISASPWDWTTARELLAQEAAARLPGPVWAMGLTVIEKRGDHSVGVHRRVVPESGRTLNCQVAIGLFLASDSRSIPVDWQLLLPDGWLADEPRRSRARIPGWAAEQPAWARALDSADRLSTPWISRRTTLVADLCVGVDPVRLAAQLTARGRDFLIEVRPSQRVAAHRARPAGVVPEGFVEAQQLLRLAGLRHPHPLGSDHSGHGRRAAVRSSLVRLPGGGPTSHGGQRVHRLFAEFLPMRPRPHRYWITSLVDHRIADVVPLTHRAALTHGAIRTLENDYGLLDFEGRSFPGWHHHMTLATAAYVYDHLRHDALDHQAAA; from the coding sequence ATGCCCGCGCTCGCCCCCGCCCCCACCCTGGCCGCGCCCTGCGCCGACCTGCTGACCAGCTTCGCCTCCAACGTCTTCGGGTACCTGCCCCGAAGCGACCAGCGCCGGTGGGCGAGCGCCTACCTGCGCGGTCTGCTGACCGCGCAGGGCAAGAAGACCATCCGGCAGATAGCCCGCGCCTCCGGTGCGCCGGAGGCCGCGCACCAGGCCTTACAGCAGTTCATCAGCGCAAGCCCCTGGGACTGGACGACCGCCCGCGAGCTCCTCGCCCAGGAAGCCGCCGCGCGACTGCCGGGGCCCGTGTGGGCCATGGGTTTGACGGTCATAGAGAAGCGCGGAGACCACTCGGTCGGCGTCCATCGCCGCGTCGTTCCGGAGTCCGGACGCACCCTCAACTGCCAGGTGGCCATCGGCCTGTTCCTGGCCTCCGACAGCCGGAGCATCCCCGTCGACTGGCAGCTGCTCCTGCCCGACGGCTGGCTGGCGGACGAACCGCGGCGCAGCCGCGCCCGCATACCCGGCTGGGCGGCCGAACAGCCGGCCTGGGCCCGTGCGCTCGACAGCGCCGACCGGCTGTCCACGCCGTGGATCTCACGCCGTACGACCCTCGTGGCCGACCTGTGCGTCGGCGTGGACCCGGTCCGGCTGGCGGCGCAACTCACCGCACGGGGCCGGGACTTCCTCATCGAGGTACGGCCCAGCCAGCGCGTTGCGGCCCACCGCGCCAGACCTGCCGGTGTCGTCCCCGAGGGTTTCGTCGAGGCCCAGCAGCTGCTGCGGCTCGCGGGCCTGCGGCACCCCCACCCGCTGGGCTCCGACCACTCTGGGCACGGTAGGCGCGCCGCCGTGCGCTCCTCCCTGGTCCGCTTGCCGGGCGGGGGTCCCACGAGCCATGGCGGCCAGCGCGTCCACCGGCTGTTCGCCGAGTTCCTCCCCATGAGGCCGCGCCCGCACCGCTACTGGATCACCTCCCTCGTCGACCACCGCATCGCCGACGTCGTCCCGCTCACCCACCGCGCCGCACTCACCCACGGCGCCATCCGGACCCTGGAGAACGACTACGGCCTGCTCGACTTCGAGGGCCGCTCCTTCCCCGGCTGGCACCACCACATGACCCTCGCGACCGCCGCGTACGTCTACGACCACCTCCGCCACGACGCACTGGACCACCAGGCGGCCGCCTAA
- a CDS encoding TetR/AcrR family transcriptional regulator: MVHAAAEEFDRRGYHGASLSAISQTVGMSMGALTFHFPTKDRLVEAIHALGLTMTQREMARVEEIPGCPMRRVRATLVAISRLLEHEAVVRGAARLGVERPCPGYDWTATWVPKIRELLGQAHSAGCLRTEPAPEDVTALAVGLVAALASGLQCWAGAPAGADQIIRSWDMVAAALRPDGPAEAPSEGDVLSCGPGCGWKKRTTG, from the coding sequence ATGGTGCACGCCGCGGCCGAGGAGTTCGACCGACGCGGCTATCACGGGGCGTCGCTGTCCGCCATCAGCCAGACGGTCGGGATGTCCATGGGAGCCCTGACGTTCCACTTCCCGACCAAGGACCGCCTGGTCGAGGCGATCCACGCCCTCGGGCTCACCATGACGCAGCGGGAGATGGCGCGGGTCGAGGAGATCCCGGGCTGCCCGATGCGCCGGGTGCGGGCCACACTCGTCGCGATCTCCCGTCTCCTGGAACACGAGGCGGTCGTCCGCGGGGCGGCTCGTCTCGGCGTCGAGCGGCCGTGCCCCGGTTACGACTGGACGGCGACCTGGGTCCCGAAGATCCGAGAGCTGCTGGGGCAGGCGCACTCGGCCGGGTGCCTGCGTACCGAGCCGGCACCCGAGGACGTCACCGCGCTGGCCGTCGGTCTGGTCGCGGCGTTGGCCTCCGGGCTGCAGTGCTGGGCGGGCGCACCGGCCGGCGCCGACCAGATCATCCGCAGCTGGGATATGGTCGCGGCCGCGCTGCGGCCCGACGGGCCGGCCGAAGCGCCGTCCGAAGGGGATGTGTTGTCGTGCGGCCCGGGTTGCGGGTGGAAAAAGCGGACCACCGGGTAG
- a CDS encoding AfsR/SARP family transcriptional regulator, which yields MLNANRVVSVSALMDVLWPLGEPPNSARKILHNAVWGLRGVLSSSEGTDGEASLITRPPGYVLQVAAENVDLFEFRRLAGEGQGQLAAGSPEAAAATLRQALGLWRGDVLADLVEEGFTWPELAGIASTRMDALEDYFEAELARGRHHSVLREIEVAVEGDTLRERLCGQLMLALYRCGRHTEALGLYIRIRERLVDELGLEPGQRLQELQQAILRHDECLLVPEAARTGVPRIAARPVDTASATAAPLAVTVRSEPGGDRPDPAPVSGSGADERAAGLEAMPSQPQVPSSGYAQPCSVVMVHPAVDAHTAGGVFVEDDAVENSLAQVAEALRDTVDCLEGTVVAPAGPALLAVFTGEQAPERAVSAALAMLTCLPCERGDTGRQAIGIRATVATGEAHLYRFGKDPGAPAMVGGPVADTCRALLARTVTGTVRVCATTRARTSEIIAYSDSGSAAAGWRVRSAHWRSLTHPSLPIVDRESELDVLARLFGRSRHRAVPQLVTVLGEVGVGKTRLVLEFERRAMARWDDVQFLVSGPEVADRPLGLLRDLLLALCDAPRDTDGAEAAELLRQVVYACALDPDEAAEIEVCVTELTGAGPGGPPAHRTAALRAAGRALLRAVAAQRPLMIFVDDGHELDEASLDFLESLVGLTEPPSLMVVLAARPQLIDRRPAWGSGQAQGATLTLAPLSDAVVDRLSDIVLAKMRQGLLSIPTRRIGDRLGEPEGQDGRRKILRRLMRLDTSRPPRRNLGGVWALNGAPEGSVPR from the coding sequence TTGCTCAACGCCAACCGCGTGGTGTCCGTCAGCGCGCTGATGGACGTCCTGTGGCCGCTGGGCGAGCCACCCAACTCAGCGCGGAAGATCCTGCACAACGCCGTCTGGGGGCTGAGAGGCGTGCTGTCGTCGAGCGAGGGAACCGACGGCGAGGCGTCCCTGATCACGCGTCCCCCCGGGTACGTGCTGCAGGTGGCCGCCGAGAACGTAGACCTCTTCGAGTTCCGCCGGCTCGCGGGGGAGGGACAGGGGCAGTTGGCCGCGGGCTCGCCCGAAGCGGCCGCGGCGACCCTGCGGCAGGCCCTCGGCCTGTGGCGCGGCGACGTCCTGGCCGACCTCGTCGAGGAGGGCTTCACCTGGCCCGAGCTGGCGGGGATCGCGAGCACGCGGATGGACGCCCTGGAAGACTACTTCGAAGCCGAACTCGCCCGGGGACGGCACCACTCGGTCCTGCGCGAGATCGAGGTCGCCGTGGAGGGGGACACGCTGCGCGAGCGACTGTGCGGACAGCTCATGCTCGCGCTCTACCGGTGCGGACGTCACACGGAGGCCCTCGGCCTCTACATCCGGATCCGCGAACGGCTGGTCGACGAGCTCGGCCTGGAACCGGGCCAGCGGCTGCAGGAACTGCAACAGGCCATCCTGCGGCACGACGAGTGCCTGCTCGTCCCGGAAGCCGCCCGGACCGGCGTCCCGCGGATCGCGGCCCGTCCGGTGGACACCGCCTCCGCGACAGCGGCGCCGCTCGCCGTGACAGTCCGCAGCGAACCCGGCGGCGATCGGCCGGACCCCGCGCCCGTCTCCGGGAGTGGGGCCGACGAGCGGGCCGCGGGGCTCGAGGCGATGCCGTCCCAGCCCCAGGTGCCGTCGTCCGGATACGCCCAGCCGTGCAGCGTCGTCATGGTGCATCCGGCGGTCGACGCCCACACGGCCGGGGGAGTCTTCGTCGAGGACGACGCCGTGGAGAACAGCCTGGCCCAGGTCGCGGAGGCGCTGCGGGACACCGTCGACTGCCTCGAGGGAACCGTCGTCGCGCCCGCCGGACCGGCGCTACTGGCGGTGTTCACCGGCGAGCAGGCGCCCGAGCGGGCCGTCTCCGCAGCCCTCGCCATGCTCACCTGCCTGCCCTGCGAGCGTGGTGACACCGGTCGGCAGGCCATCGGAATCCGGGCCACGGTGGCAACCGGCGAAGCGCACCTCTACCGCTTCGGCAAGGACCCCGGGGCGCCGGCGATGGTCGGCGGACCGGTTGCCGACACCTGCCGGGCGCTGCTGGCCCGCACGGTGACCGGCACGGTGCGGGTCTGCGCGACGACACGGGCACGCACGAGCGAGATCATCGCCTACAGCGACTCCGGCAGCGCGGCGGCAGGCTGGCGCGTGCGCTCCGCCCACTGGCGCTCGCTGACCCATCCCTCCCTCCCGATCGTCGACCGGGAGAGTGAACTCGACGTCTTGGCCCGGCTGTTCGGCCGCTCCCGGCACAGGGCGGTGCCGCAGCTGGTCACCGTTCTCGGTGAGGTGGGCGTGGGCAAGACGCGGCTGGTCCTCGAATTCGAGCGGCGGGCCATGGCGCGGTGGGACGACGTCCAGTTCCTGGTGAGCGGCCCCGAGGTCGCAGACCGTCCCCTGGGGCTGCTCCGGGATCTGCTGCTGGCCCTGTGTGACGCGCCACGCGACACCGACGGCGCCGAGGCGGCCGAACTCCTGCGCCAGGTGGTGTACGCCTGTGCCCTGGACCCCGACGAGGCCGCCGAAATCGAGGTGTGCGTGACCGAGCTGACCGGCGCGGGACCGGGCGGGCCCCCGGCGCACCGGACGGCGGCGCTGCGCGCCGCGGGCCGGGCCCTGCTGCGGGCGGTCGCCGCCCAGCGGCCACTGATGATCTTCGTCGACGACGGTCACGAACTGGACGAGGCGAGCCTGGACTTCCTGGAGAGTCTCGTGGGTTTGACCGAACCGCCGTCGCTGATGGTGGTGCTCGCGGCCCGGCCGCAACTGATCGACCGCCGGCCGGCCTGGGGCAGCGGCCAGGCCCAGGGCGCGACCCTCACCCTCGCGCCGCTGTCCGACGCCGTGGTGGACCGGCTGTCCGACATCGTGCTCGCCAAGATGCGCCAGGGCCTGCTGTCGATTCCCACCCGCCGGATCGGCGACCGGCTCGGCGAACCGGAGGGGCAGGACGGGAGGCGGAAGATCCTGCGCAGGCTGATGCGCCTGGACACCTCGCGTCCGCCCCGGCGGAACCTGGGCGGCGTCTGGGCACTGAACGGGGCACCCGAGGGCTCTGTACCGCGCTAG
- a CDS encoding thioesterase II family protein, with amino-acid sequence MNRTWFRRFGPALEGGIRLVCFPHAGASATAYLGLSRSLADSRGLDVLAVQYPGRQDRRQEQPLRTIDELARSIADEFAPFTDRPYSFFGHSMGAVVAYETTRRLLERRLPGPERLFLSGRGAPGPRPSAHDRLDSDAEILAAVRRLGGTGSALLDDPELLDMVLPALRADYGALARYTTDAAEPLPVPLTALVGDADPVVPVDTATAWRARTSRDFALNVFTGGHFYLDAHPAEVAAVIASSLLTGSTP; translated from the coding sequence GTGAACAGGACGTGGTTCCGGCGGTTCGGACCGGCCCTGGAGGGCGGGATCAGGCTGGTGTGCTTCCCGCACGCGGGGGCCTCGGCGACCGCGTATCTGGGGCTGTCGCGGTCGCTCGCCGACAGCCGCGGCCTCGACGTGCTGGCCGTGCAGTACCCGGGGCGCCAGGACCGGCGTCAGGAGCAGCCGCTGCGGACCATCGACGAACTCGCCCGGAGCATCGCGGACGAGTTCGCCCCGTTCACCGACCGCCCGTACTCCTTCTTCGGCCACAGCATGGGAGCGGTCGTCGCGTACGAGACGACGCGCCGACTGCTCGAGCGGCGCCTGCCCGGCCCGGAGCGGCTGTTCCTGTCCGGCCGCGGGGCGCCCGGTCCACGACCGAGCGCGCACGACAGGCTCGACAGCGACGCCGAGATCCTCGCCGCGGTGCGCCGGCTCGGCGGCACCGGATCCGCCCTGCTCGACGACCCGGAGCTGCTCGACATGGTGCTGCCCGCGCTGCGCGCCGACTACGGCGCCCTCGCGCGGTACACGACAGACGCGGCGGAACCGCTGCCGGTCCCGCTGACCGCCCTCGTCGGGGACGCCGATCCCGTGGTCCCGGTCGACACGGCGACCGCGTGGCGCGCCCGCACGAGCCGCGACTTCGCCCTGAACGTGTTCACCGGAGGCCACTTCTACCTCGACGCGCACCCGGCCGAGGTCGCCGCGGTCATCGCGTCGAGCCTGCTGACCGGCTCGACGCCATGA